From Amphiprion ocellaris isolate individual 3 ecotype Okinawa chromosome 2, ASM2253959v1, whole genome shotgun sequence, a single genomic window includes:
- the LOC111570662 gene encoding MAU2 chromatid cohesion factor homolog — protein MASNVEAPERWYLALLGFAEHFRTSSPPKIRLCVHCLQAVFQFKPPQRIEARTHLQLGSVLYHHTKNSELARSHLEKAWYISQQVPQFEDVKFEAASILSELFCQQNLVDSAKPLLRKAIQISQQTPYWHCRLLFQLAQLHTLEKDLVSACDLLGVGAEYARVVGSEYTRALFLLSKGMLLLMERKLGEVHPLLTLCGTIVENWQGNPIQKESLRVFFLVLQVTHYLDAGQVKSVKPCLKQLQQCIQTISTLHDDEILPSNPADLFHWLPKEHMCVLVYLVTVMHSMQAGYLEKAQKYTDKALMQLEKLKMLDCSPILSTFQVILLEHIIMCRLVTGHKATALQEISQVCQLCQQSPRLFTNHAAQLHTLLGLYCISVNCMDNAEAQFTTALRLTTHQELWTYIVTNLASVYIREGNRHQELYSLLERINPDHNFPVSSHCLRAAAFYIRGLLSFFQGRYNEAKRFLRETLKMSNAEDLNRLTACSLVLLGHIFYVLGNHRESNNMVVPAMQLASKIPDMSVQLWSSALLKDLNKALGNTMDAHEAAQMHQNFSQQLLQDHIAACSLPEHNLISWTDGPPPVQIQAQNGPTTSLASLL, from the exons ATGGCGTCAAACGTAGAGGCCCCGGAGCGCTGGTACCTCGCCCTTCTCGGCTTTGCGGAGCATTTTCGAACCTCCAGTCCGCCCAAAATACGACTCTGCGTGCACTGCCTACAGGCCGTGTTTCAGTTTAAGCCCCCCCAGAGGATCGAGGCTCGGACACATCTTCAGTTGGGCTCGGTTCTCTACCACCACACCAAGAACAGCGAGCTGGCCCGCAGCCACCTGGAGAAAGCG TGGTATATATCTCAACAAGTTCCTCAATTTGAAGATGTCAAGTTTGAAGCCGCCAGCATTTTGTCAGAACTCTTTTGCCAACAG aatttggTGGACTCTGCAAAACCCCTGCTGCGCAAAGCCATCCAGATTTCACAACAAACCCCATACTGGCACTGCAGATTGTTGTTCCAGTTGGCG cAACTTCATACACTGGAGAAAGACTTGGTGTCAGCATGTGACCTTCTGGGAGTTGGAGCTGAGTATGCTCGAGTTGTGGGCTCAGAATATACCAG GGCATTGTTTCTCCTTAGTAAAGGAATG TTGCTGCTAATGGAGAGGAAACTTGGGGAGGTGCATCCTCTTCTCACACTGTGTGGAACTATAGTGGAAAACTGGCAGGGAAACCCAATCCAGAAGGAGTCTCTGAGGGTCTTCTTCCTTGTACTACAGGTCACACACTACCTGGATGCTGGGCAG gTGAAGAGCGTGAAGCCgtgtctgaagcagctgcagcagtgcaTCCAAACCATCTCTACACTCCACGATGATGAGATTCTGCCCAGCAACCCAGCTGATCTCTTCCACTGGCTGCCCAAGGAGCACATGTGTGTCCTTGTATATTTG GTGACAGTCATGCACTCCATGCAAGCAGGCTATCTGGAGAAAGCTCAGAAGTACACAGACAAGGCTCTTATGCAACTAGAGAAACTAAAAA TGTTGGACTGCAGCCCCATCCTCTCCACCTTTCAAGTCATTCTACTGGAGCACATCATCATGTGCCGACTGGTCACGGGCCACAAGGCCACTGCATTACAAGAG ATCTCACAGGTGTGTCAGCTGTGCCAACAGTCCCCCAGGTTATTCACCAACCATGCTGCTCAGCTTCACACTCTATTA GGTCTGTACTGTATCTCTGTGAACTGCATGGATAATGCAGAGGCACAGTTCACCACAGCCCTGCGG CTCACCACACACCAGGAACTGTGGACATACATTGTAACCAACTTGGCCAGTGTCTACATAAGGGAAGGAAACCGACACCAGGAG CTGTACAGTCTTCTAGAGAGAATAAACCCAGACCATAATTTCCCAGTAAG CTCCCATTGCCTGCGCGCTGCCGCCTTCTACATCAGAGGACTCCTGTCCTTCTTTCAAGGACGCTACAATGAGGCAAA acGTTTCCTAAGAGAAACCCTGAAGATGTCCAACGCTGAGGATCTGAACAGACTGACTGCCTGCTCTCTGGTTCTGCTTGGCCACATTTTCTACGTACTGGGCAACCACAGA GAAAGCAACAACATGGTTGTACCTGCCATGCAGCTGGCCAGCAAGATCCCTGACATGTCTGTTCAGCTCTGGTCTTCAGCACTGTTGAAAG ATTTGAACAAGGCTCTCGGGAACACCATGGATGCTCATGAAGCAGCGCAGATGCACCAGAACTTCTcccagcagctgctgcaggaccaCATCGCTGCCTGCAGCCTCCCTGAGCATAACCTCATCAGT tggACGGATGGCCCTCCCCCTGTCCAGATCCAAGCCCAGAATGGCCCTACCACCAGCCTTGCAAGCCTGCTATGA